One genomic segment of Allocatelliglobosispora scoriae includes these proteins:
- a CDS encoding lanthionine synthetase C family protein, producing the protein MTGQSLAQGAAGIALLGLETGDWLAAREALRNATTGGVSVAAGASLFYGAPAIAFVLTASDHPGLAPAKSVAAAGTATVTRRSLQAAHRRIDSRQQPHYAEYDLIRGMTGLGVTLRRLGDQDLLHQVLNYLVRLTEPLNGLPGWWCSNGPYRHQPPPAGGHANHGIAHGITGPLALLALTLADGTTVTGHTDAITRICLWLDTWQQHTGSTTWWPQTLTLDDLHRGTPAQRHPLRPSWCYGTPGIARAQQLAAVALHDASRQHLAEAAFVQCVNDPAQIRRLTDRSLCHGTAGLLATGRRIAADAATPIPLTSLTRMHRQAKPAADEPAGFLDGRAGAGLAAAATTSTCWDACLLLA; encoded by the coding sequence ATGACAGGGCAGTCCCTCGCCCAAGGTGCGGCAGGCATCGCGCTCCTGGGCCTGGAGACCGGCGACTGGTTGGCGGCTCGCGAGGCGTTGCGGAACGCCACCACCGGCGGCGTCAGCGTGGCCGCAGGAGCCAGCCTGTTCTACGGCGCGCCAGCGATCGCATTCGTCCTCACCGCCTCCGACCACCCCGGCCTGGCTCCAGCAAAATCGGTCGCCGCCGCAGGGACCGCCACGGTGACACGCCGAAGCCTGCAAGCGGCCCACCGCCGTATCGACTCCCGCCAGCAGCCGCACTACGCCGAGTACGACCTCATCCGAGGGATGACCGGTCTCGGCGTCACCCTGCGCCGCCTCGGCGACCAAGACCTGCTCCACCAGGTACTGAACTACCTAGTCCGGCTCACCGAACCCCTCAACGGCCTACCCGGCTGGTGGTGCTCCAACGGACCCTACCGCCACCAGCCTCCACCGGCTGGCGGACACGCCAACCACGGCATCGCTCACGGCATCACCGGCCCACTGGCCCTGCTCGCGCTCACCCTCGCCGACGGCACCACCGTCACCGGACACACCGACGCGATCACCCGCATCTGCCTGTGGCTGGACACCTGGCAGCAGCACACCGGCAGCACCACTTGGTGGCCGCAGACCCTCACCCTCGACGACCTGCACCGCGGCACGCCCGCTCAACGACATCCGCTGCGACCGTCGTGGTGCTACGGCACCCCCGGCATCGCCCGCGCCCAGCAACTGGCCGCCGTCGCCTTGCACGACGCCAGCCGACAGCACCTCGCCGAAGCCGCGTTCGTGCAGTGCGTGAACGATCCCGCCCAGATCCGCCGCCTCACCGACCGCAGCCTGTGTCACGGCACCGCCGGGCTCCTCGCCACCGGCCGTCGCATCGCCGCCGACGCAGCCACCCCGATACCCCTCACCTCATTGACACGCATGCACCGCCAGGCCAAACCCGCCGCCGACGAACCTGCCGGATTCCTCGATGGCAGGGCAGGCGCGGGTCTCGCCGCCGCAGCCACCACCTCGACCTGTTGGGACGCCTGCCTCCTACTGGCCTGA
- a CDS encoding thiopeptide-type bacteriocin biosynthesis protein: protein METATWQQVNIAYPGPSRQEREQQAISHLTHALTDAETAGLITSWWFMRKGLWRIRYLATEACAKTDPVRRLLTDAIRWTADIYEPEIHAFGGADSMDIAHRLFHQDSRHLLNYLQGRPADRRERSLILCTALMRTAGLDLNEQGDVWARVSARRANLLERLPAPEPRIWAAFTDDVQHLLLGTATTSDWRTAFENTGTSLRGLRETGKLTRGLRAVVTEHVFFHWNRIGLPATTQATLAQAAKEAIFR, encoded by the coding sequence GTGGAAACAGCGACCTGGCAACAGGTCAACATTGCCTACCCCGGACCGAGCCGCCAGGAACGCGAACAGCAAGCCATCTCCCACCTCACCCACGCCCTCACGGACGCCGAGACCGCAGGCCTCATCACCTCATGGTGGTTCATGCGAAAGGGTCTCTGGCGCATCCGCTATCTGGCCACCGAGGCATGCGCCAAGACCGACCCGGTACGCCGACTGCTCACCGACGCGATCCGCTGGACCGCAGACATCTATGAACCCGAGATCCACGCCTTCGGTGGCGCCGACTCCATGGACATCGCGCACAGGCTCTTCCACCAGGACAGCCGCCACCTCCTCAACTACCTCCAGGGCCGACCCGCTGATCGTCGGGAACGCTCCCTCATCCTCTGTACCGCACTCATGCGTACCGCGGGATTGGATCTCAACGAGCAGGGCGACGTGTGGGCGCGAGTCTCGGCCAGACGCGCCAATCTGCTCGAACGACTGCCCGCCCCCGAGCCACGAATATGGGCAGCCTTCACCGACGACGTCCAGCACCTGCTGCTCGGCACAGCCACCACCAGCGACTGGCGCACCGCCTTCGAAAACACCGGCACCAGCCTTCGAGGGCTACGGGAAACCGGCAAACTCACACGCGGCCTACGCGCAGTTGTCACAGAGCACGTGTTCTTCCACTGGAACCGGATCGGCCTGCCCGCCACCACCCAGGCCACCCTCGCTCAGGCGGCCAAAGAAGCCATCTTCCGCTGA
- a CDS encoding flavoprotein: MSTTAPRLALVVCAAPPAAAIGDLARLLMDDGWVVDVVATDAAREWIDMDTLVSLTGSPVRVQARQPHEPKAPPPDAVALVPATFNTINLWASGVNNTAALGILNEALCAGTPIVAAPYVKEVLTRHPAFDRNLTILTQAGARLTETDALRPDVEGGPYRWRAVVELLREVKPPRP; this comes from the coding sequence ATGAGCACCACTGCACCGCGCCTGGCGTTGGTGGTCTGCGCCGCACCACCGGCCGCCGCCATCGGCGACCTCGCCCGCCTGCTGATGGACGACGGCTGGGTTGTCGACGTGGTCGCCACCGACGCAGCGCGCGAATGGATCGACATGGACACCCTGGTCTCCCTGACAGGCAGCCCGGTCCGAGTACAGGCCAGGCAACCCCACGAACCGAAGGCTCCACCGCCGGACGCCGTGGCACTGGTCCCCGCCACCTTCAACACGATCAACCTCTGGGCATCAGGCGTGAACAACACCGCCGCCCTGGGAATCCTCAACGAAGCCCTATGCGCAGGAACCCCCATCGTCGCCGCCCCCTATGTCAAAGAGGTCCTCACCCGGCACCCGGCCTTCGACCGCAACCTCACCATCCTGACGCAGGCCGGAGCGCGGCTGACAGAAACCGACGCCCTACGCCCAGACGTCGAAGGCGGGCCATACCGATGGCGAGCCGTTGTCGAGCTACTACGTGAAGTCAAACCGCCCCGCCCCTGA